The nucleotide sequence ATAGATAAAAAAAAGGGTAATTTATTAAAACTTAGTAAATATGAAAAAATTAAAACCGCGCATCATGGGTTAACTGTGATTCCTCACGAAGTACAAAAAAAAATTTACAAACAAACTTATATACACCTAAGTCACTCTCGATATGATTGCATAGATAGTGCTTTTTCCATCGCTTTTGCTTCTTTATATTCGCAACTTGTGGATAAAAAAAACACAGGAAGATTAAAAGACAAGCTTCCCTCTTATGAACAAATGGCTCAAGATTTGGCTTTTAGTTTAGACCAAGCTCATACTGACGGTACACTAAAAAATTATTTAAAATCTCGATTAACGCAATTTATTATAAGAGACAAAAATATTGCCCAAGGCTTAGAAAATTTTGTATTGCATAAAAAAAAATTACTACTAATTACTAATTCGGATTATGCCTACACTGACACTTTGCTTAAATATAGTATTAATCCTTTTTTAAAAAATCATAAAAAATGGCAAGATTTATTTGAATACAGTATTACTTCTTCAAAAAAACCGCATTTTTTTTATACCAAAACACCATTCTTAAAAATCGATCCCGTTACAAAAAAAACACACAAACACAACAAAACCTTAGTCCCTGGAATTTACGAAGGTGGCTCTTCGCATTGGCTAACTAAGGCCTTAAAAACAGACCCTGATAAAATTTTATATATTGGAGATCATATTTATGGAGATGTGGTTAGGTTAAAAAAAGATTGCTCGTGGAGAACAGGCCTTGTGGTAAGTGAATTAAAAAAAGAAATTGAAGCCAATAACAAAAGCTTACATGTCGACTTAAAAACAAAAGACACCATGGCTATTAAGGTGCTTTTAGAAGAAAAACTAAATGTATTAATTTCTAATAAAATACAAAAACAAAATAACAAAGCAAAACTTACCAAAGCGTATTTAACAAAGTATACAAAAGAAAAATCCATTTTAAAAAATAAGCTTTCTGAAGTTGATGATAGCTTACTTGCTCTTAGAAAAATAAAAGATAGTTTTTATAATCCTTACTGGGGCCCTGTAATGCGCGCAGGAACAACACCTAGTTTTTTTGCAAGCCAAGTCGAACGATTTGCTTGTGTTTATATGTCTACCATAGTGGATTTTTTAAATCTCTGCCCTCGCTCTCATCTGCGTTCCGAGAAAAAAGAACTAGCACACGAGTGGTTATCTAAATATTTTTAATTTTCTTTGTGTAAAATAGCATTTTTGAGTAAGAAAACTCGATCTAGCTGGTAAACTGTTTTATATTGAAACACATTTTCTTATATTTGAAACACATTTTTTTAATTTTTTGGCACATTCATTGCTGTATTAAGTACATATTAATTAAATAATAAAACTATGGGAGGTTTTATGAAAAAGATAATTTTATTAACAGCTGTGATTAGTAGTTTTGCATTTACTTCTGCAGCTAAAGCTGGCTGTGGTAATAACGCAATACTAGGGTCTATTCTTGGAGGTATCCTTGGCGCTCAAGCTAAGCATAATACCGATATTGCAACAGGCTTTGGTGCGCTTATTGGCGGATCTATTGCCAACAACTCTTGCGAAGAAGAGCAAGCGAGAGGAAATAATCAACGGGTTATTGTTTATCCGCAACCAATAGAGCCAACATATTATTACCCATCAGGGTTACAAAGAGCATCTTACTGCCAAGTAGCTAGCCAAGTTTTACCAGATGGTTATGGTGGATACTATACTCAGTGGCAAGAAATTTGTAATTAATTAAAAAAATTACCTAAAGGGTCACCGACTAAAAAAATGAGGCCACAACCTCTTTTAGTCGGTGACCCTTTTTTTTTGGAAGCTGCGTTTTAATAAATTTTGCAGCCTCTTTTTTTAAAGCTGCGTTTTAATAAATTTTGTAGCTTTTTTTTTGGAAGCTGCGTCTTAATAAATTTTGCAGCCTCTTTTTAAAGCTCGGCTTTAATAAATTTTGCAGCCTCTTTTATGGAGCTTAAGTT is from Pseudobdellovibrionaceae bacterium and encodes:
- a CDS encoding HAD-IG family 5'-nucleotidase; this translates as MSKIEKAIFANRSLNLKNIKYVGFDMDLTLVQYNIYNFEALVHKMVLKKLIANFNYPSSIQKIPFHFSKSIRGLVIDKKKGNLLKLSKYEKIKTAHHGLTVIPHEVQKKIYKQTYIHLSHSRYDCIDSAFSIAFASLYSQLVDKKNTGRLKDKLPSYEQMAQDLAFSLDQAHTDGTLKNYLKSRLTQFIIRDKNIAQGLENFVLHKKKLLLITNSDYAYTDTLLKYSINPFLKNHKKWQDLFEYSITSSKKPHFFYTKTPFLKIDPVTKKTHKHNKTLVPGIYEGGSSHWLTKALKTDPDKILYIGDHIYGDVVRLKKDCSWRTGLVVSELKKEIEANNKSLHVDLKTKDTMAIKVLLEEKLNVLISNKIQKQNNKAKLTKAYLTKYTKEKSILKNKLSEVDDSLLALRKIKDSFYNPYWGPVMRAGTTPSFFASQVERFACVYMSTIVDFLNLCPRSHLRSEKKELAHEWLSKYF
- a CDS encoding glycine zipper 2TM domain-containing protein, whose product is MKKIILLTAVISSFAFTSAAKAGCGNNAILGSILGGILGAQAKHNTDIATGFGALIGGSIANNSCEEEQARGNNQRVIVYPQPIEPTYYYPSGLQRASYCQVASQVLPDGYGGYYTQWQEICN